The Candidatus Nitrosymbiomonas proteolyticus genome has a segment encoding these proteins:
- a CDS encoding HAD superfamily (subfamily IIIA) phosphatase: protein MSRFREGEFDRGQLPYALRKFSPHRAVRRLGDLSPLELFESGKRLVMLDVDNTVLPWGRNEIPEETARWVRKARAAGLEVCLISNTRHPKRLERIAGELQVKYFYGKFKPNPALYFRALEEFRVEAAAAVMVGDQIFTDVWGANRAGIDSIWLEPLTPRDFVGTKISRIGERILKRFLYRTIAEPMQESAPLSESTPKDRTQLHRLPIVRQFLKFSMVGGTSFLIDAGLHYLFMFKVPVGNAPMGTALGRALLDWNPSLFAFAAKPSDAAFPVLKFFTAGLAILNSFFWNRRWTFRIKGRDRALKQFHRFIWVTVSGMGLNLLISTLLNNVIAGHPNRSWAVATLVATAVVAFWNFSGQKFWAFRQEDPD from the coding sequence TTGAGCAGGTTTCGGGAGGGAGAGTTTGACCGCGGCCAACTCCCGTACGCTCTGCGGAAGTTCAGCCCGCACCGGGCGGTTCGAAGGCTCGGCGACCTCTCGCCTTTGGAACTCTTTGAAAGCGGGAAGCGCCTCGTGATGCTCGACGTCGATAATACGGTGCTGCCTTGGGGGCGAAACGAGATTCCGGAGGAGACCGCGAGGTGGGTTCGCAAGGCTCGTGCGGCGGGCCTCGAGGTGTGTTTGATCAGCAACACCCGCCACCCGAAACGACTTGAGCGCATTGCGGGAGAACTCCAGGTGAAGTACTTCTACGGGAAGTTCAAGCCTAACCCCGCGCTCTACTTTCGCGCGCTCGAGGAGTTCCGAGTCGAGGCGGCCGCTGCGGTGATGGTAGGCGATCAGATATTCACCGACGTTTGGGGCGCGAACCGCGCGGGAATCGACTCGATTTGGCTCGAGCCTTTGACTCCTCGCGATTTTGTGGGTACAAAGATCAGTCGAATCGGAGAGCGGATTCTTAAGCGATTCCTCTATCGAACGATCGCCGAGCCCATGCAAGAATCCGCGCCACTTTCCGAATCGACTCCTAAGGATCGGACTCAGCTCCATCGCTTGCCGATCGTGCGGCAGTTCCTCAAGTTCTCGATGGTCGGAGGAACTTCGTTTCTGATCGACGCAGGGCTGCATTACCTGTTCATGTTCAAGGTCCCCGTCGGAAACGCACCGATGGGCACGGCGCTGGGCAGGGCGCTTCTGGACTGGAACCCGTCGCTATTCGCCTTTGCCGCGAAGCCTTCCGACGCGGCCTTCCCCGTGCTCAAGTTCTTTACAGCCGGGCTCGCGATTCTCAACAGCTTCTTCTGGAACCGCCGCTGGACCTTCCGGATCAAAGGGCGCGACCGGGCTCTCAAGCAGTTTCACCGCTTCATTTGGGTGACCGTATCGGGGATGGGCCTCAACTTGCTCATCTCGACCCTTCTCAACAACGTCATCGCCGGGCATCCAAACAGGAGTTGGGCGGTCGCGACGTTGGTAGCGACCGCGGTGGTCGCCTTTTGGAACTTCTCGGGCCAGAAGTTCTGGGCTTTTCGGCAGGAGGACCCGGACTGA
- a CDS encoding endolytic transglycosylase MltG → MRMGNKPARGSGARLGRVVGGACLFVAAALALAGLWFRGQLQPLPAGDEFYFRVETPKGLREAMYELSSRGVVRNANVWFRYGQAVNAPRTIGEGTYEIRPGMSPKELYKALTVPVRRMVRIPETNWASRTGRLLEQQGVCTAEEYAAAIREPIRYQDKVGFRLPEGGTLEGYLYPDTYDLPPLLGAEGVVLRQLRAFEDRVIRKKPLPDDLHRALIVASLIELEVARDDERPLVAGVIENRLRIGMRLQIDATVLYALDEWKNLSRKEIQDTDSPYNTYRYGGLPPGPICSPTAKSVDAALNPSQHDYLYYVALPDGSHLFSATYAEHLANIAKRKRALAAEEGGP, encoded by the coding sequence ATGCGCATGGGGAATAAACCCGCGCGGGGTTCGGGGGCTCGGCTGGGGCGAGTCGTGGGAGGAGCATGCCTTTTCGTCGCCGCGGCCCTGGCGCTCGCGGGGCTCTGGTTTCGGGGCCAACTCCAGCCCTTGCCGGCGGGCGACGAGTTCTATTTTCGTGTCGAAACGCCGAAAGGGCTTCGTGAGGCCATGTACGAGCTATCGAGTCGTGGCGTCGTCCGGAATGCCAACGTTTGGTTTCGATATGGCCAAGCCGTGAATGCGCCCCGAACGATCGGCGAGGGAACCTACGAAATCCGCCCCGGGATGTCTCCCAAAGAGCTTTACAAGGCGCTGACGGTCCCCGTAAGGCGCATGGTGCGAATCCCGGAGACGAACTGGGCCAGCCGAACGGGCCGCCTTCTCGAACAGCAGGGCGTTTGCACCGCGGAGGAGTACGCCGCCGCGATTCGGGAACCCATCCGGTACCAGGACAAGGTCGGGTTTCGGCTGCCGGAAGGTGGCACGCTCGAGGGATACCTTTACCCGGACACGTACGACCTGCCTCCGCTCCTCGGCGCAGAAGGGGTGGTTTTGCGCCAGCTCAGGGCGTTCGAAGACAGGGTCATTCGCAAGAAGCCCCTACCCGACGACCTGCATCGGGCGCTGATCGTCGCGTCGCTCATCGAACTCGAAGTGGCCCGAGATGACGAACGACCTCTCGTGGCGGGCGTGATCGAAAACCGGCTTCGGATCGGGATGAGGCTTCAGATCGACGCCACCGTGCTCTATGCGCTCGACGAATGGAAAAACCTCTCCCGCAAGGAGATTCAGGACACCGACTCGCCCTATAACACCTATCGCTACGGCGGGTTGCCTCCTGGGCCGATCTGCTCGCCAACTGCAAAGAGCGTCGACGCGGCGCTCAATCCCTCACAGCACGACTACCTTTACTATGTGGCCCTGCCCGACGGAAGCCACCTGTTCAGCGCCACCTACGCCGAGCATCTTGCCAACATCGCCAAGCGAAAGCGGGCCCTTGCGGCGGAGGAGGGCGGCCCTTGA
- a CDS encoding Holliday junction resolvase RuvX has translation MRVLGVDWGSARIGVAVAETEPFGGTLLPVIAASGSLAKDARRIAEVATSERVEAIVVGIPHNPLGSGKLERLCRKLAEGLRALGWAVHEVDESFSSQESEDALKEMSLSAPRVRFKIDSAAALRILSRYAHGE, from the coding sequence TTGAGAGTTTTGGGGGTCGATTGGGGAAGCGCTCGGATCGGCGTCGCGGTCGCTGAGACAGAGCCGTTCGGAGGCACGTTGCTGCCGGTGATTGCTGCGAGCGGGAGCCTCGCCAAGGACGCTCGGCGAATTGCCGAAGTCGCCACGAGTGAGCGCGTCGAAGCGATCGTAGTCGGAATCCCCCACAACCCGTTGGGAAGCGGCAAATTGGAGCGCCTCTGCCGGAAGCTGGCCGAGGGTTTGCGGGCCTTGGGTTGGGCGGTGCATGAGGTCGACGAATCGTTTTCGAGCCAAGAGTCGGAAGATGCTCTCAAGGAGATGAGCTTGTCCGCGCCGCGAGTAAGGTTCAAGATCGATTCCGCCGCCGCACTGAGGATTCTTTCGAGGTATGCGCATGGGGAATAA
- a CDS encoding histidinol phosphate phosphatase: MTPRLAFALDAAHRAGRRTLAHFQTGAPIEYKQDGSPLTRADTEAEREIRDLISQEYPRDAVLGEEEGGRLEGGTGWVIDPIDGTKSFVCGVPLYATLLSFEESGEPLVAVCYLPALGEVVYAEKGAGAFWNGRPCRVSKVRSMEEATLSCGSHASMDAQGRAQGLAQLAQVCRATRTWTDAYGHALVVTGRIEAMIDPVVRPWDISSMRLIVEEAGGRCTDFRGGRPPGSEAISSNGLLHSLIIEAFAS, encoded by the coding sequence ATGACGCCCAGGCTCGCGTTCGCCCTCGATGCGGCCCATCGCGCCGGCCGCCGAACGCTCGCGCACTTCCAAACCGGCGCGCCGATCGAATACAAGCAGGATGGCTCGCCGCTCACTCGGGCGGATACGGAAGCGGAGCGCGAGATCCGCGACCTCATCTCCCAAGAATATCCCCGCGACGCCGTCTTGGGGGAAGAAGAGGGCGGACGGCTCGAAGGGGGAACCGGTTGGGTGATCGACCCGATCGACGGCACCAAGTCCTTCGTTTGCGGGGTACCACTCTACGCCACGCTCCTCAGCTTCGAAGAGTCGGGCGAGCCCCTGGTCGCAGTCTGCTACTTGCCGGCCCTTGGCGAAGTCGTGTACGCCGAGAAGGGGGCGGGCGCATTTTGGAACGGCAGGCCGTGCCGGGTGTCGAAGGTTCGGTCGATGGAGGAGGCGACCTTGAGTTGCGGCAGCCATGCTTCGATGGATGCCCAAGGGAGAGCCCAGGGATTAGCCCAACTCGCCCAAGTCTGCCGGGCAACGCGAACCTGGACGGACGCCTACGGCCACGCCCTTGTGGTAACGGGTCGGATTGAGGCTATGATCGACCCCGTGGTTCGCCCATGGGACATCTCGTCTATGCGTTTGATCGTCGAGGAAGCCGGCGGGCGCTGCACCGATTTTCGAGGAGGGCGGCCGCCCGGTTCGGAAGCGATCAGTTCGAACGGTCTCCTCCATTCTCTAATCATCGAGGCGTTTGCGAGTTGA